From one Formosa sediminum genomic stretch:
- the tgt gene encoding tRNA guanosine(34) transglycosylase Tgt: MTFDLKAQDPQSKARAGVMTTDHGKIETPIFMPVGTVGSVKGVHQRELKEDINPDIILGNTYHLYLRPQTKILEKAGGLHKFINWDRNILTDSGGYQVYSLSSNRKIKEEGVKFKSHIDGSYHVFTPENVMEIQRSIGADIIMAFDECTPYPCDYHYAKRSMHMTHRWLERCLTHLDKTPFMYDYSQSFFPIVQGSTYKDLRKQSAEYIAGVGAEGNAIGGLSVGEPAEEMYAMTEVVTDILPWEKPRYLMGVGTPINILENIALGVDMFDCVMPTRNARNGMLFTAYGSINIKNKKWEDDFSPIDEMGITFVDTEYSKAYLRHLFSVNELLGKQIATIHNLGFYLWLVREARKHILAGDFKVWKDMMVKQMDNRL; the protein is encoded by the coding sequence ATGACATTCGACTTAAAAGCACAAGACCCGCAAAGTAAAGCCAGAGCTGGAGTAATGACTACAGACCATGGTAAAATTGAAACACCTATTTTTATGCCTGTTGGTACTGTTGGCTCTGTAAAAGGGGTACACCAACGCGAACTAAAAGAGGATATTAATCCAGATATTATTCTAGGAAATACCTACCATTTATACCTGCGTCCGCAAACAAAAATTCTTGAAAAAGCTGGAGGATTACATAAATTTATAAACTGGGATCGAAATATTTTAACCGATTCTGGAGGGTATCAAGTGTATTCATTATCTTCTAATAGAAAGATAAAAGAAGAAGGGGTAAAGTTTAAATCGCATATAGATGGGAGTTACCATGTGTTTACTCCAGAAAACGTTATGGAAATTCAGCGTAGTATTGGTGCCGATATTATTATGGCTTTTGATGAGTGTACACCATACCCTTGCGACTACCATTATGCAAAACGTTCGATGCATATGACGCACCGTTGGCTAGAACGTTGCTTAACGCATCTTGATAAAACACCTTTTATGTACGATTACAGCCAATCGTTCTTCCCTATAGTGCAAGGAAGTACGTATAAAGATTTACGTAAACAATCGGCAGAGTACATTGCAGGTGTTGGGGCAGAAGGTAATGCTATAGGAGGCTTGTCTGTTGGTGAACCTGCCGAAGAAATGTATGCCATGACAGAAGTGGTTACCGATATCTTACCATGGGAAAAACCTAGATATTTAATGGGAGTAGGTACTCCTATTAATATTTTAGAAAATATAGCATTAGGTGTAGATATGTTCGATTGTGTCATGCCTACTCGAAATGCTAGAAATGGAATGTTATTTACGGCATATGGCTCTATCAATATAAAAAATAAAAAATGGGAAGATGATTTTTCTCCAATTGATGAAATGGGCATTACTTTTGTAGATACAGAATATTCTAAAGCTTATTTAAGACACCTGTTTTCAGTAAATGAATTACTAGGTAAACAAATAGCAACCATACACAACCTAGGGTTTTATTTGTGGTTGGTAAGAGAAGCAAGAAAACATATCTTAGCCGGAGATTTTAAAGTCTGGAAAGATATGATGGTTAAACAAATGGATAACAGATTGTAA
- a CDS encoding TlpA family protein disulfide reductase has translation MKLKSSQKQNIVFAIGLVLLIIPQTRQPIQVFIQKGLAVFSPSVTEKSEQQDVNSYQWHLKDLEGQSYNFKFAQNQVVLLNFWATWCPPCIAEMPSLVALHKDYKDKVQFLFVSNEDEDVIVAFLKKHNYTIPVHQPMSAVPERLHTSTIPRTLLISKSGKIVIDKTGASNWNSNTVRTTIEQLLAE, from the coding sequence ATGAAATTAAAGTCATCTCAAAAGCAAAATATTGTATTTGCGATAGGTTTAGTGTTGTTAATAATACCACAAACACGACAACCTATTCAGGTTTTTATTCAAAAAGGGTTAGCAGTATTTAGTCCGTCTGTAACAGAGAAATCTGAACAGCAAGACGTAAATTCATACCAATGGCATTTAAAAGATTTAGAAGGACAGTCTTATAATTTTAAATTTGCCCAAAACCAAGTGGTACTCCTTAACTTTTGGGCAACATGGTGTCCGCCGTGTATAGCAGAAATGCCAAGTTTGGTCGCATTACATAAGGATTATAAAGATAAAGTTCAATTTCTGTTCGTATCTAATGAGGATGAAGATGTGATTGTAGCATTTTTAAAAAAACATAACTATACAATTCCTGTACATCAGCCTATGTCAGCAGTCCCTGAGCGTTTACATACCAGTACGATTCCAAGAACGTTATTAATAAGTAAATCGGGTAAAATTGTAATTGATAAAACAGGAGCATCAAATTGGAATAGCAATACGGTTAGAACAACCATAGAACAGCTATTAGCCGAATAA
- a CDS encoding outer membrane beta-barrel protein, protein MKNLLIMLCIILGSQHFSFAQQGSGFGIKGGLNYSSNGNYSSSLGEFIAEPESHTGFHLGVFGKFGSSIYLKFEPTYTQTHSSYNTSDFKTKKVDVPALIGVQLIGPFGIFAGPALQYIIESELDGIAAEARSEDITTGLNFGIAFNFKTIGVDLRYERGLEDYEFDFITNNDLDVVTIDSRPEQLILSVSIQL, encoded by the coding sequence ATGAAAAACTTACTAATAATGCTTTGCATTATACTTGGATCACAACACTTTAGTTTTGCACAACAAGGTTCTGGTTTTGGAATTAAAGGTGGATTAAATTATAGTTCTAATGGTAATTACAGTTCTTCTTTAGGCGAATTTATAGCAGAACCTGAAAGTCATACCGGGTTTCATTTAGGTGTTTTTGGTAAATTTGGTAGCTCAATTTATCTTAAATTTGAACCTACCTACACCCAAACCCATAGTTCATATAACACCTCAGATTTTAAAACTAAAAAAGTAGATGTTCCCGCTTTAATAGGAGTTCAACTTATTGGCCCTTTTGGCATATTTGCAGGACCAGCTCTGCAATACATTATAGAAAGTGAACTTGATGGTATTGCTGCTGAAGCCCGCAGCGAAGATATAACTACAGGACTTAATTTTGGAATTGCATTTAACTTTAAAACTATAGGCGTTGATTTAAGATACGAACGTGGATTAGAAGATTACGAGTTTGACTTTATTACAAACAATGATTTAGATGTTGTAACTATAGACTCTAGACCCGAACAACTTATTCTTAGTGTCTCTATACAATTGTAA
- a CDS encoding transketolase has product MANTKELQDLTTQVRRDILRMVHKVNSGHPGGSLGCAEFLVALYNEIMDRKDGFDMDGINEDVFFLSNGHISPVFYSVLAHAGYFPVEELNTFRLIDSRLQGHPTTHEGLPGVRIASGSLGQGMSVALGAAQAKKLNNDSTLVYTLHGDGELQEGQNWEAIMYASAKKVDNIICTIDLNGQQIDGSTDTVLPMGSIESKFVAFGWDVITIEEGNDIDAILKGMAKAKALTGKGKPVCVLLKTVMGHGVDFMMYTHAWHGKAPNDDQLENALSQNPVTLGDY; this is encoded by the coding sequence ATGGCTAACACAAAAGAATTACAAGATTTAACGACTCAGGTTCGTAGAGATATTCTACGCATGGTACACAAAGTAAACTCTGGACATCCAGGAGGTTCTTTAGGATGCGCAGAATTTTTAGTAGCCCTTTACAATGAAATAATGGACCGTAAAGACGGTTTTGATATGGATGGAATTAACGAAGATGTATTCTTCTTATCTAACGGTCACATTTCTCCTGTATTTTACAGTGTACTTGCACATGCTGGATATTTTCCAGTAGAAGAATTAAATACCTTTAGATTAATTGATTCTAGATTACAAGGACACCCCACTACTCACGAAGGCTTACCTGGCGTACGTATAGCATCTGGTTCTTTAGGACAAGGGATGTCTGTAGCCCTTGGTGCAGCACAGGCAAAAAAATTAAATAACGATTCTACTTTAGTATACACCTTACATGGTGATGGTGAATTACAAGAAGGACAAAACTGGGAAGCTATCATGTATGCTTCTGCTAAGAAAGTAGACAATATTATTTGTACTATTGATTTAAACGGTCAGCAAATTGATGGATCTACAGATACTGTTTTACCAATGGGAAGTATTGAAAGTAAATTTGTTGCTTTTGGTTGGGATGTTATAACTATAGAAGAAGGAAACGATATAGACGCGATATTAAAAGGTATGGCTAAAGCTAAGGCATTGACAGGAAAAGGAAAACCTGTTTGTGTACTATTAAAAACTGTTATGGGACATGGTGTAGACTTTATGATGTATACTCATGCTTGGCACGGAAAAGCACCTAACGATGACCAATTAGAAAATGCCCTTTCTCAAAACCCAGTGACCTTAGGCGACTATTAA
- a CDS encoding acetyl-CoA carboxylase carboxyltransferase subunit alpha has product MEYLEFELPIKELEEQLDKCQIIGKESDVDVSETCKQIEKKLLETKKEIYKNLTPWQRVMMSRHPDRPYTLDYIKALCGNTFLEIHGDRNVKDDKAMIGGLGKIGDQSFMFIGQQKGFNTKTRQYRNFGMPNPEGYRKALRLMKSAEKFGIPVVTLIDTPGAYPGLEAEERGQGEAIARNILEMTRLKVPIITVIIGEGASGGALGIGVGDRVMMLENTWYSVISPESCSSILWRSWEYKEQAADALKLTATDMKKQKLVDEIVKEPIGGAHTDRQQTFNIVRDAIIKSFDELKNLSPKELVKKRMAKYENMGVFKD; this is encoded by the coding sequence ATGGAATATTTAGAATTTGAACTTCCCATTAAAGAGCTTGAAGAGCAATTAGATAAATGCCAAATTATTGGTAAGGAAAGTGATGTAGATGTATCTGAAACCTGTAAGCAAATTGAAAAAAAGCTTTTAGAGACTAAGAAAGAAATATATAAAAATTTAACGCCTTGGCAACGTGTAATGATGTCAAGACATCCAGATAGACCTTACACTTTAGATTATATTAAAGCACTTTGTGGTAATACTTTTTTAGAAATTCACGGGGATAGAAACGTGAAAGACGATAAAGCCATGATTGGTGGCTTAGGTAAAATAGGCGATCAGAGTTTTATGTTTATCGGTCAGCAAAAAGGTTTTAATACCAAAACCAGACAATACAGAAACTTTGGGATGCCAAACCCTGAAGGTTATCGTAAAGCGTTGCGTTTAATGAAATCTGCAGAAAAGTTTGGAATTCCTGTAGTTACTTTAATAGATACTCCAGGCGCATATCCAGGTTTAGAAGCCGAAGAACGCGGACAAGGTGAAGCTATTGCAAGAAACATTCTTGAGATGACGCGTTTAAAAGTGCCTATTATTACGGTTATTATTGGAGAAGGTGCCTCTGGAGGCGCACTAGGTATTGGTGTAGGAGATCGCGTAATGATGTTAGAAAATACGTGGTATTCTGTAATTTCACCAGAATCTTGTTCTTCAATTTTATGGCGTAGCTGGGAATATAAAGAGCAAGCCGCAGATGCCTTAAAGCTAACAGCTACAGATATGAAAAAACAAAAGTTAGTCGACGAAATTGTAAAAGAACCTATCGGTGGTGCTCATACAGATCGTCAGCAAACTTTCAACATAGTAAGAGATGCAATAATTAAATCTTTTGATGAACTTAAAAACTTATCACCAAAAGAATTAGTTAAAAAACGTATGGCAAAATACGAAAATATGGGCGTGTTTAAAGACTAA
- a CDS encoding DMT family transporter codes for MRDVKILNYLHMHLLVFIAGFTAILGELITIDAIPLVWFRMLMATGLMYIYIRLRKISIKVTPKNITRFAVAGIIIALHWITFFGAIKASNISITLSMVSSGAFFASILEPIIHKRKLITYEIVFGLVVVIGVMLITQSEIQYIEGIILGIISAFFSALFAVLNGKFVKTHRPSVISIYEFISGVLFITLYIAVFGTGFQGDFFNVSQSDLWYLFCLASVCTAYAFIASVKIMEHISPYTVMLTYNLEPIYGIILALILFPESEKMSTNFYFGAAIILGAVLLNGGLKNWKALKRKRS; via the coding sequence ATGCGCGACGTTAAAATACTCAATTATTTGCATATGCACCTGTTGGTGTTTATTGCAGGATTTACAGCCATTCTAGGCGAATTAATAACTATAGATGCAATTCCTTTAGTATGGTTTCGTATGCTTATGGCCACCGGATTAATGTATATATACATTCGGTTAAGAAAGATTTCTATAAAGGTTACACCCAAAAACATCACAAGATTTGCGGTTGCAGGAATTATTATCGCTTTACATTGGATAACATTTTTTGGAGCCATTAAAGCTTCTAATATTTCTATTACATTATCTATGGTCTCTTCGGGCGCATTTTTTGCTTCAATTTTAGAGCCTATCATTCATAAACGTAAGCTAATTACTTACGAAATTGTATTTGGATTGGTAGTGGTTATAGGAGTAATGCTAATTACTCAAAGCGAAATTCAGTACATAGAGGGAATTATTTTAGGAATCATTTCAGCTTTTTTTTCAGCCTTGTTTGCGGTCTTAAATGGGAAATTTGTAAAAACACATAGACCATCTGTCATTTCTATTTACGAGTTTATAAGTGGAGTACTTTTTATTACCTTATATATAGCGGTATTTGGTACAGGGTTTCAAGGCGATTTTTTTAATGTTAGCCAATCAGATTTGTGGTATTTGTTTTGCTTAGCCTCTGTTTGTACGGCTTATGCTTTTATTGCTTCAGTAAAAATCATGGAGCATATCAGTCCATATACGGTAATGTTAACCTATAATTTAGAACCTATTTATGGCATAATTTTAGCTCTTATTTTGTTTCCAGAAAGCGAAAAAATGTCGACTAATTTTTACTTCGGTGCCGCTATTATTTTGGGTGCAGTATTACTTAATGGTGGCTTAAAAAATTGGAAAGCATTAAAAAGAAAGCGGTCTTAA
- a CDS encoding shikimate kinase, translating into MIIILIGYMGSGKSTLGKTLAKTLEYPFIDLDDYIEAQEEVTIPELFKTHGEVYFRKQEHIYLKALLTEQKNVVLALGGGTPCYANNMELIKQHANAKSFYFKAGIQELTQRLKHDKNNRPLLSRFNTDDELVEFIGKHLFERTVYYNQADVIISVDQTTETEVIAQLMPHLV; encoded by the coding sequence ATGATTATAATTTTAATTGGATATATGGGGTCGGGAAAGTCTACTTTAGGTAAAACCTTGGCCAAAACATTAGAATACCCTTTTATAGATTTAGACGATTATATAGAAGCTCAAGAAGAAGTAACAATTCCTGAACTTTTTAAAACCCATGGAGAAGTGTATTTTAGAAAACAAGAACATATTTATCTAAAAGCACTCCTAACTGAACAAAAAAATGTGGTATTGGCTTTAGGAGGCGGAACACCTTGTTATGCAAATAATATGGAACTGATTAAGCAACATGCTAATGCCAAGTCTTTCTATTTTAAAGCTGGAATTCAGGAATTAACACAGCGTTTAAAACACGATAAAAATAACCGCCCATTATTAAGTCGATTTAACACAGATGACGAATTGGTTGAATTTATAGGGAAACACCTTTTTGAACGTACGGTCTATTACAATCAAGCCGATGTGATTATCTCTGTAGACCAAACTACAGAAACAGAAGTAATAGCCCAATTAATGCCCCATTTAGTTTAA
- a CDS encoding transketolase family protein, with amino-acid sequence MKTYTYTEKKDTRSGFGAGLAELGRTNPNVVALCADLIGSLKMDEFIKENPERFFQIGIAEANMMGIAAGLTIGGKIPFTGTFANFSTGRVYDQIRQSIAYSNKNVKICASHAGLTLGEDGATHQILEDIGLMKMLPGMTVINPCDYNQTKAATIAIAEHDGPVYLRFGRPSVPIFTPADQKFEIGKALQLTEGTDVTIVATGHLVWEALEASKALYEKGISAEVIDIHTIKPLDAKAILDSVSKTGCIVTAEEHNILGGLGESVARVLATNKPTPQEFVGTQDTFGESGTPAQLMDKYGLNASAIVNACETVIKRK; translated from the coding sequence ATGAAAACATACACATATACAGAAAAAAAAGATACACGAAGCGGATTTGGAGCTGGTTTAGCGGAATTGGGACGTACAAATCCTAACGTAGTAGCGTTATGTGCCGATTTAATTGGTTCATTAAAAATGGACGAATTTATTAAAGAAAACCCTGAGCGCTTTTTCCAAATTGGTATTGCAGAAGCCAATATGATGGGAATCGCTGCAGGTTTAACTATTGGGGGTAAAATTCCGTTTACAGGAACCTTTGCAAACTTTTCTACAGGTCGTGTTTACGATCAAATTCGTCAATCTATTGCTTATTCTAACAAAAATGTAAAAATTTGTGCATCTCATGCCGGTTTAACTTTAGGTGAAGATGGTGCAACCCACCAAATTTTGGAAGATATTGGGTTAATGAAAATGTTACCTGGAATGACGGTTATTAATCCTTGTGATTACAACCAAACTAAAGCAGCAACTATAGCTATAGCTGAACATGACGGCCCAGTTTACTTACGTTTTGGACGTCCATCTGTGCCAATTTTTACGCCTGCAGATCAGAAATTTGAAATCGGAAAAGCATTACAATTAACAGAAGGAACCGATGTTACTATTGTAGCAACGGGTCACTTAGTATGGGAAGCCCTAGAAGCGTCTAAAGCGTTATACGAAAAAGGAATTTCTGCTGAAGTTATCGATATTCACACTATAAAACCTTTAGATGCTAAAGCCATTTTAGACTCTGTATCTAAAACAGGATGTATAGTAACTGCTGAAGAGCATAATATTCTTGGAGGATTAGGCGAAAGTGTTGCTCGTGTATTAGCCACTAATAAACCAACACCTCAAGAGTTTGTAGGTACGCAAGATACTTTTGGAGAATCTGGTACGCCTGCACAATTAATGGATAAATACGGCTTAAATGCTAGCGCAATTGTTAATGCCTGCGAAACTGTGATTAAAAGAAAATAA
- a CDS encoding RNA-binding S4 domain-containing protein — protein sequence MRIDKYLWCVRYFKTRSIATTACKKGHIKVNGAVVKPSREVYPQDKIEVRKDQVNYSLTVNDLPPNRVGAKLVDIYRIDTTPKEAFEAQELLKYAKDYYRKKGTGRPTKKDRRDIDDYQDNQDVPPFNDAL from the coding sequence ATGCGAATAGATAAATATTTATGGTGTGTACGCTATTTCAAAACCCGAAGTATTGCTACCACAGCATGTAAAAAAGGACATATAAAAGTAAATGGTGCTGTTGTAAAACCAAGTCGAGAAGTATATCCGCAAGATAAAATTGAGGTTAGAAAAGATCAGGTAAACTACAGTTTAACCGTAAATGATTTACCTCCTAATCGAGTGGGCGCAAAACTCGTAGACATCTACCGTATAGATACTACTCCAAAAGAAGCTTTTGAAGCTCAAGAGCTTTTAAAATATGCCAAAGATTACTATCGTAAAAAAGGTACAGGAAGGCCTACTAAAAAAGACAGAAGAGATATAGATGATTATCAGGATAATCAAGACGTTCCTCCTTTTAATGATGCACTCTAA
- a CDS encoding phosphoribosyltransferase family protein, with product METTKNIILTHDEINHKIKRIAYQIYERNVNETDVILAGIASNGYVLAKKLKSVLSEISPINPILCKVIIDKKNPRNAIQTSLDVSEYENKSIVLIDDVLNSGTALIYGVRYFLDVPLKQFKTAVLVNRNHKKYPVKADFKGISLSTSLNEHVTVDFDTEHYEAYLN from the coding sequence ATGGAAACAACTAAAAATATAATTTTAACTCACGACGAAATCAATCATAAAATTAAGCGCATAGCCTATCAAATTTATGAAAGGAATGTTAACGAAACAGACGTGATTTTAGCGGGCATAGCAAGTAATGGATATGTACTAGCTAAAAAGTTAAAATCTGTTTTAAGTGAGATTTCCCCTATTAACCCTATACTTTGTAAAGTAATAATAGACAAAAAAAATCCGCGTAATGCCATACAAACATCTTTAGATGTCTCTGAATATGAAAACAAATCAATCGTATTGATAGACGATGTGCTAAATTCTGGCACAGCTTTGATTTATGGTGTACGCTATTTCTTAGATGTTCCGCTAAAACAATTTAAAACCGCTGTACTCGTTAATAGAAATCATAAAAAATATCCCGTTAAGGCGGATTTCAAGGGGATATCTTTATCCACTTCATTAAACGAACATGTTACCGTAGATTTTGATACAGAACATTACGAAGCTTATTTAAACTAA
- a CDS encoding LptF/LptG family permease, whose protein sequence is MKILDWYILKRYLLTFLMMLLLFIPIGITVNLAEKIGKILEKEVPFVEVALFYLDFTIYFAHLLFPLFLFLSVIFFTSKLANNTEVIAFLSSGVSFSRFLRPYMIGATVVSILALILGMYLAPEASKGFNDFDYKYFKSNKKAVETGSVYRQINDHDFIYVSSFDAKKRMGQNFTLEHIVDNKLVYKMSARNIRYIEKDSVYRMVDYVKRKVGEDHDIFETQRRKDTIFSFDLEDLTPLEYIAETLNYRDLNQFIEKEKKRGSSSIGRYELVKYRKWSLPVSVYILTIIAVAVSSKKRRGGMGVNLAFGVSIAMVFVFFDKIFGVMAEQSDFSPLVAVWFPNFIFGVLAAYLLYHARR, encoded by the coding sequence TTGAAAATATTAGATTGGTACATATTAAAGCGGTATTTGCTCACATTTTTAATGATGTTGTTGCTGTTTATTCCTATTGGAATTACCGTGAATTTAGCCGAAAAAATTGGTAAAATTTTAGAAAAAGAAGTGCCTTTTGTTGAAGTAGCTTTATTCTATTTAGATTTTACTATTTATTTTGCACACCTTTTATTTCCGTTATTTTTATTTCTCTCTGTAATATTTTTTACGTCTAAACTCGCAAATAATACAGAAGTTATTGCCTTTTTGAGTTCTGGGGTGTCTTTCTCTAGGTTTTTAAGACCGTATATGATTGGGGCTACTGTTGTCTCTATTTTAGCTCTAATTTTAGGAATGTATTTAGCGCCAGAGGCAAGTAAAGGGTTTAATGATTTTGATTATAAATACTTTAAAAGCAATAAAAAAGCAGTAGAAACAGGAAGTGTATACAGACAAATTAATGATCACGACTTTATTTATGTAAGTAGTTTTGATGCTAAAAAGAGGATGGGGCAAAACTTTACATTAGAGCATATTGTAGACAACAAATTAGTTTATAAAATGAGTGCTCGAAACATTCGCTATATTGAAAAAGACTCTGTGTATCGTATGGTCGATTATGTAAAGCGCAAAGTTGGTGAAGATCATGATATTTTTGAAACCCAACGCCGCAAGGATACTATTTTTAGTTTCGATTTAGAAGATTTAACACCTTTAGAATATATTGCAGAGACCCTTAACTATCGCGATTTAAACCAATTTATTGAAAAAGAAAAGAAAAGAGGTTCGTCCAGTATAGGACGTTACGAATTGGTGAAATATAGAAAATGGAGCTTACCCGTATCTGTTTATATCCTTACAATTATAGCTGTAGCTGTATCGTCTAAAAAACGTCGTGGAGGCATGGGAGTAAATTTAGCCTTTGGTGTAAGTATTGCAATGGTATTTGTGTTTTTCGATAAAATATTTGGAGTTATGGCTGAGCAATCAGATTTTTCACCTTTAGTAGCCGTGTGGTTTCCAAATTTTATTTTTGGAGTGCTAGCAGCCTACCTTTTATATCATGCGCGACGTTAA
- the dnaB gene encoding replicative DNA helicase — protein MKQPNQLQGYKVDKSTLINLERGKIPPQALDLEEVVLGAMMIDKKGVDEVIDILSADAFYKEAHQYIFEAIFQLFENSEPIDLLTVSSQLKKNAKLDVSGGDFYLISLTQKVSSSAHIEFHARIILQKFIQRSLIKISSEIIEEAYDETKDVFDLLDAAETKLYEVTQGNIKKSSETAQELVIQAKKKIEEISNKEGLSGIPTGFDKLDKLTSGWQPSDLIIVAARPGMGKTALTLSMARNIAVDQNIPVAFFSLEMASVQLIMRLISSETGLSSEKLRTGKLEKHEWEQLNVKVKSLEKAPLFIDDTPSLSIFDLRAKARRLSSQHGIKLIMIDYLQLMTGGPSHGGNREQEISMISRNLKALAKELMVPVIALSQLSRAVETRGGSKRPLLSDLRESGAIEQDADIVSFIYRPEYYKIEEWDDDERSPTEGQAEFIIAKHRNGGLENIRLKFLGHLGKFDNLDDFDSPYEFHSKMNTNPNENAGFPSTNSFPTPTDAFGSAMNEDDDNDVPF, from the coding sequence ATGAAGCAACCGAATCAATTACAAGGATACAAAGTGGATAAAAGCACTTTAATAAATTTAGAACGTGGTAAGATACCGCCGCAAGCTCTTGATTTAGAAGAGGTTGTGTTGGGGGCGATGATGATTGATAAAAAAGGTGTCGATGAGGTTATTGATATTCTTAGTGCCGATGCGTTTTATAAAGAAGCACATCAATATATTTTTGAGGCCATTTTTCAGCTGTTCGAAAACAGTGAGCCTATAGACTTATTAACAGTATCAAGTCAATTAAAAAAGAATGCTAAACTTGATGTTTCTGGAGGTGATTTTTACCTGATTTCTTTAACTCAAAAAGTATCTTCTTCTGCGCATATAGAATTTCATGCGCGTATTATTTTACAGAAATTTATTCAGCGCAGCCTTATTAAAATTTCATCAGAAATTATTGAAGAAGCTTACGATGAAACTAAAGATGTATTTGATTTACTAGATGCTGCCGAAACTAAATTATACGAAGTTACACAAGGGAATATTAAAAAATCCAGTGAAACAGCTCAAGAATTAGTAATTCAGGCTAAGAAAAAAATTGAGGAAATTTCAAATAAAGAAGGTTTAAGTGGTATTCCTACAGGATTTGATAAATTAGATAAATTAACTTCTGGTTGGCAGCCTTCCGATTTAATTATTGTTGCTGCTCGTCCTGGTATGGGGAAAACAGCTTTAACCTTATCTATGGCTCGTAATATTGCTGTAGATCAAAATATACCCGTTGCCTTTTTCTCTTTAGAGATGGCATCTGTACAGTTAATTATGCGTTTAATTTCGTCTGAAACCGGATTGTCTTCAGAAAAATTAAGAACAGGAAAATTAGAAAAACACGAATGGGAGCAGTTAAATGTAAAGGTAAAAAGTCTTGAAAAAGCACCTCTTTTTATAGATGATACGCCTTCGTTATCCATATTCGATTTACGTGCAAAAGCCAGACGTTTATCGTCTCAGCATGGTATTAAACTAATTATGATTGACTACTTGCAATTAATGACAGGTGGGCCAAGCCATGGTGGAAACCGTGAACAAGAAATTTCGATGATTTCTCGAAACTTAAAAGCGCTAGCCAAAGAATTAATGGTGCCAGTTATAGCACTATCGCAATTATCACGTGCCGTGGAAACGCGTGGAGGATCTAAACGTCCGTTACTTTCCGATCTTCGTGAATCTGGAGCAATCGAGCAAGATGCCGATATTGTATCGTTTATTTACCGTCCAGAATATTATAAAATTGAAGAATGGGATGATGATGAACGTTCTCCTACCGAAGGCCAAGCCGAATTCATTATTGCAAAACATAGGAATGGTGGTTTAGAAAATATCCGATTGAAATTCTTAGGACACTTAGGTAAATTTGATAACCTAGACGATTTCGACTCGCCCTATGAATTCCATAGTAAAATGAATACAAATCCTAATGAAAATGCAGGCTTTCCTTCAACCAATAGTTTTCCAACACCTACCGATGCGTTTGGAAGTGCTATGAATGAAGATGATGATAATGATGTGCCGTTTTAA
- a CDS encoding outer membrane beta-barrel protein yields MKNLIFILFVTLGAIQITTAQSGSGYGIKGGLNYSSNGNYISSIGDHINHSDRNIGFHLGVFAKFGSRLYFKPELMYTQTSSAYDNADLEIKKIDLPALVGIRLIGPLSVFAGPSFQYILDSKFDDIDYDNIEEDISMGLNFGLALHIRRIGIDLRYERGFNTNETEFITNNGLNVVTIDSRPDQLILSLSLSL; encoded by the coding sequence ATGAAAAATTTAATCTTTATACTTTTTGTAACTCTAGGAGCCATCCAGATTACTACAGCACAATCAGGCTCAGGTTACGGTATTAAAGGCGGATTAAACTACAGCTCTAACGGAAATTATATTTCCTCTATAGGCGATCATATAAATCACTCAGATAGAAACATTGGTTTCCATCTGGGTGTTTTTGCTAAATTTGGTAGCAGATTGTATTTTAAGCCTGAATTAATGTATACTCAAACTAGTAGTGCCTACGACAATGCTGATCTTGAAATTAAAAAAATAGATTTACCTGCCTTAGTCGGTATCCGATTAATTGGTCCTTTAAGTGTCTTTGCTGGACCGTCCTTTCAATATATATTAGATTCTAAATTTGATGATATTGACTACGACAATATAGAAGAAGACATTAGTATGGGATTAAACTTTGGCCTTGCATTACATATTCGCCGTATAGGTATAGACTTAAGGTATGAGCGTGGATTTAATACAAACGAAACTGAGTTTATCACTAACAACGGCCTAAATGTTGTAACAATAGATTCAAGACCAGATCAGCTGATATTAAGCTTATCACTTAGCCTATAA